In Candidatus Zixiibacteriota bacterium, a genomic segment contains:
- a CDS encoding T9SS type A sorting domain-containing protein: MNKSITISIILLSLAIACQAIEVSGDVYGTWSADNNPYEVIGDLRVPQCSTLIIETGCYIDFQGRYKFLIDTMAAFQAIGNENDSIVFTTADTALGWFGLRFFSADSVSELSYCIVEWGKAASELDTITDETDYYGGGIFCENSNLSITHCLIRLNESSPYFGGGIYCSNSNLDIVANIISDNHAGWGGAGIFCEFSNVNIGNNIIDYNRTFYPLGGEFWGGAIGCVRSTVLISDNIIQYNFCGISGGGIFISGSSAIITNNDISHNRVWDSGGGIAIIDSSTVLLVYNIIANNTVCGVDGGGIINHRSHLTAANNTIVGNRASRQGGAIWARQGINDTLINNIIRDNEADEGSQIYELQETLTVIYSNIEDGWPGEGNIDADPLFCEPDTGNFYLAENSPCVGTGFNGANMGAYGIGCDPVSIIEHFSYLPDDFELFQNHPNPFNARTTIRYNLSIPADITIDIYDILGRKVETLISIKQPAGEHQVIWDAMDKSSGMYFYKLQAEDCVETKKMLLLK; encoded by the coding sequence ATGAGGTGATAGGTGATTTGCGGGTGCCGCAATGTTCGACTCTAATTATCGAGACTGGTTGCTATATCGATTTCCAAGGGCGTTATAAATTCTTAATAGATACAATGGCAGCTTTTCAAGCAATTGGTAATGAAAATGACTCTATTGTTTTCACCACTGCTGATACGGCTTTAGGTTGGTTTGGCTTAAGGTTTTTCTCTGCCGACAGTGTTTCGGAATTGTCTTATTGTATAGTTGAATGGGGTAAAGCCGCCTCAGAGCTTGACACGATTACAGATGAGACTGATTATTATGGCGGCGGTATATTTTGTGAAAACAGCAATCTTTCAATTACTCATTGTTTAATACGGCTAAATGAGTCATCGCCATATTTTGGCGGCGGCATTTATTGCAGTAATTCAAACTTAGATATTGTTGCAAATATAATCTCTGATAACCATGCGGGCTGGGGGGGGGCAGGAATATTTTGCGAGTTTTCCAATGTAAATATTGGCAATAATATTATTGACTATAACAGAACTTTTTATCCTTTAGGCGGAGAGTTCTGGGGAGGGGCTATTGGATGCGTAAGATCTACTGTTCTTATTTCAGACAATATAATACAATACAACTTTTGTGGTATTAGCGGTGGTGGAATTTTTATTAGCGGATCCAGCGCAATTATTACAAATAACGATATATCACATAATCGCGTATGGGACTCTGGCGGCGGTATTGCAATAATTGATTCATCAACGGTATTATTAGTATATAATATAATTGCCAACAATACTGTATGTGGTGTTGATGGCGGCGGTATTATAAACCATAGGTCTCATTTGACTGCGGCAAATAATACGATTGTTGGCAATAGAGCTTCTCGGCAAGGCGGCGCTATCTGGGCAAGGCAAGGTATTAATGACACATTAATAAATAATATAATAAGGGATAATGAAGCCGATGAAGGTTCTCAGATTTATGAGTTGCAGGAAACTCTTACAGTCATCTACTCTAACATCGAGGATGGCTGGCCGGGCGAGGGCAATATCGATGCCGACCCGCTGTTCTGCGAACCCGATACCGGCAATTTCTACTTAGCAGAGAACTCGCCCTGTGTCGGCACCGGTTTCAATGGCGCCAACATGGGCGCTTATGGCATCGGCTGCGACCCTGTTAGCATAATCGAGCATTTCTCCTACTTGCCGGATGATTTCGAGCTTTTCCAGAACCATCCCAACCCCTTCAATGCGCGCACGACCATCCGCTACAACCTGAGCATTCCTGCCGATATTACTATCGACATCTACGACATCCTCGGCCGCAAGGTTGAAACACTTATCAGCATCAAACAGCCAGCCGGCGAACATCAGGTTATCTGGGATGCTATGGATAAGTCATCAGGCATGTATTTCTATAAGCTTCAGGCAGAGGACTGTGTCGAAACTAAGAAGATGCTGTTGTTGAAATAA